From Antennarius striatus isolate MH-2024 chromosome 14, ASM4005453v1, whole genome shotgun sequence, the proteins below share one genomic window:
- the LOC137607555 gene encoding apolipoprotein A-IV-like: MKVLVVLVLAVFTAGCNANIVRQKQPKQPTQKADMVTDAFWDWVAMATATAKDSLNQVRDSQLGKEMNTLISESTDAVNKLSVALLTQVAPLTPDLVSKFSQEAESLKIRLEKDLTTVGARMQPFAEAMVADLQVQVEELKGIAPYANTMDPEALKATLLQKSQELKEQLDHGMKMLQVEMIPYSEEIMEKIEQSLDEFQTSMIPMIQSFETKLTQKTQQIQRRLVPIGEDLKANLEANTQKLKRRLNSLWSAFTKLTQ, encoded by the exons ATGAAGGTCCTTGTGGTGCTCGTACTCGCGGTTTTCACTG CTGGTTGCAATGCCAACATCGTACGGCAAAAGCAGCCAAAGCAGCCAACGCAGAAGGCTGACATGGTGACGGACGCTTTCTGGGACtgggttgccatggcaactgcGACCGCCAAGGATTCCCTAAACCAAGTTAGAGATTCCCAGCTGGGCAAAGAAATGAA caCCCTCATCTCTGAGAGCACCGACGCAGTCAACAAGCTCAGCGTTGCTCTACTTACCCAGGTGGCTCCTCTGACTCCAGACCTCGTGTCTAAATTTTCCCAGGAGGCTGAAAGCCTGAAGATCCGCCTGGAGAAGGATCTGACCACAGTGGGGGCCCGCATGCAGCCCTTTGCTGAGGCCATGGTGGCTGACTTGCAGGTGCAGGTTGAGGAGCTGAAGGGTATAGCCCCCTACGCTAACACCATGGACCCAGAGGCCCTGAAGGCCACCCTGCTGCAGAAGAGccaggagctgaaggagcagcTGGATCACGGCATGAAAATGCTGCAGGTTGAGATGATCCCCTACTCTGAGGAGATAATGGAGAAGATAGAGCAGAGTCTGGATGAGTTTCAGACCAGCATGATCCCAATGATCCAGAGCTTTGAGACCAAGCTGACCCAGAAAACCCAGCAGATCCAGAGGAGACTGGTTCCAATCGGAGAAGATCTGAAGGCCAACCTGGAAGCCAACACCCAGAAACTGAAGAGGCGTCTGAATTCTCTTTGGTCAGCCTTCACCAAGTTGACCCAGTAA
- the LOC137607554 gene encoding apolipoprotein Eb-like has protein sequence MRVFAVIFVLAVLSGCHARSVPLEKTPWEVTVDKFSDYYSDLSVKKDEMVYNIRNSQISRELDTLIQDSMSELATYKEELQTKLAPYTQERLTKDLQKLANKLKEHMVEAKEQMEKYRQELQSMVEQNVDDVRLRVSTYARKLRKRLNKDAQDIKRQVAENLEELQARTSDNMKDMQTRFSPYFAQVQNNAQAKITTLNDLLRSQMENVKEKIQSTAEDIKDRVEQTAEDLRFTLEDKMEELNIWFQPFFSMFQE, from the exons ATGAGGGTCTTTGCAGTAATCTTCGTGCTGGCTGTCCTCTCTG GCTGCCACGCGAGAAGTGTGCCTCTGGAGAAAACTCCCTGGGAAGTCACGGTGGACAAGTTCAGTGATTACTACTCAGACCTGAGCGTGAAGAAGGATGAAATGGTGTACAACATCAGGAATTCCCAGATTAGCAGAGAACTGGA CACCCTGATTCAGGACAGCATGTCTGAACTGGCCACGTACAAAGAGGAGCTGCAGACCAAGCTGGCCCCCTACACCCAGGAGCGTCTGACCAAAGACCTGCAGAAACTGGCCAACAAACTCAAAGAGCACATGGTGGAGGccaaggagcagatggagaagtaCAGACAGGAGCTGCAGAGCATGGTGGAGCAGAACGTGGATGATGTCCGGCTCCGGGTCTCCACCTACGCCCGCAAGCTGAGGAAACGCCTCAACAAGGACGCCCAGGACATCAAGAG ACAAGTTGCTGAAAACCTCGAGGAGCTCCAGGCGCGTACCTCCGATAACATGAAGGACATGCAGACACGTTTCAGCCCTTATTTTGCTCAAGTGCAGAACAACGCCCAGGCCAAGATCACCACCCTGAACGACCTGCTGAGGTCACAGATGGAGAATGTGAAGGAGAAGATTCAGAGCACAGCTGAGGACATCAAGGACCGCGTTGAGCAAACTGCTGAAGACTTGAGATTCACCCTGGAGGACAAGATGGAGGAGCTGAACATCTGGTTTCAGCCTTTTTTCTCAATGTTTCAGGAGTAA